A region of Anguilla rostrata isolate EN2019 chromosome 10, ASM1855537v3, whole genome shotgun sequence DNA encodes the following proteins:
- the LOC135264629 gene encoding zinc finger MIZ domain-containing protein 2-like produces MNPINSMKPALPPTPHSDGSYPYDPVSWQQGTNQPAGSLSVVTTVWGVTNPSPSQVLGAPMGPGGNSAGGHMMPGSSPGMNSPQFMGQQGYPEPGKGYMQQGLYGRQGGGYPAGPGYGGSYPNNGGGSMGMPPHGVRPPTDFTQAAAAAAVAAAAATATATATATVAAIQEKQNQELNYGQMGGASSYNSQFLQQSGPRAPPGMTPTGMVPSRPPSMGPMYTTQGQRLPQHPGYAGGHQGPPRPQQGLKRSYNSEPFPGQQYGPGMGSVGPYPGQPMQYHGPGPQRSAPSPSYPGRMPLQQANMGQYPPGPGNPGQYYKAEQFNGQPGALGALTAGGASGGGGGGYSSFSQAAVNGPGRAMPGYPSSPLPGNPTPPMTPGSSMPPYMSPGQDVKSPFLPDIKPNMSSLQAPPTGNPSDDLRLTFPVRDGVVLDPFRLEHNLAVSNHVFQLRDSVYKTLMMRPDLELQFKCYHHEDRQMNTNWPASVQVSVNATPLTIERGDNKTSHKPLHLKHVCQPGRNTIQITVTACCCSHLFVLQLVHRPSVRSVLQGLMKKRLLPAEHCVTKIKRNFSSGTIPGTPGLNGEDGVEQTAIRVSLKCPITFRRIQLPARGHDCRHIQCFDLESYLQLNCERGTWRCPVCNKTALLEGLEVDQYMLGILIYIQNSEFEEITIDPVCSWKPVPIKPDLHIKEEPDGPALKRCRTLSPSHMILPNVMEMIAALGPAPSPYSSGPPGGSSGTPDYPGQGSGYSSQPGFSDFPNTPGTPTLGEFSSGPPPLSYQADLPSGLLTPEKPVGHPMSAQMSHSGRGDPSHNSLQQQQQQQQQQQQQQQQQQQQQQQQQQQQQQQQQQHQSLQGNSHLGGPGAPMLPRNPSQNARLHTEGSFGLGGPGEVPEPSLDLLPELTNPDELLSYLGPPDLPNNSNDDLLSLFENN; encoded by the exons ATGAACCCCATCAACTCCATGAAACCTGCCCTGCCTCCAACGCCACACAG cGACGGCTCCTACCCGTATGACCCTGTCTCCTGGCAGCAAGGAACCAATCAGCCGGCCGGTTCCCTCTCCGTGGTAACCACAGTGTGGGGGGTGACCAATCCTTCGCCCAGCCAG gtttTGGGCGCTCCCATGGGTCCTGGCGGGAACTCCGCTGGAGGTCACATGATGCCGGGCAGCAGCCCGGGGATGAACTCGCCGCAGTTCATGGGGCAGCAGGGGTACCCCGAGCCCGGGAAGGGGTACATGCAGCAGGGCCTGTACGGGCGCCAGGGCGGGGGCTACCCAGCCGGCCCGGGGTACGGGGGCAG CTACCCTAATAATGGAGGGGGGTCCATGGGCATGCCCCCCCACGGCGTCCGCCCCCCCACGGACTTTACCCAGGCGGCCGCCGCCGCAGCCGTGGCAGCAGCCGCCGCCACGGCGACGGCCACTGCCACGGCAACGGTTGCCGCcatacaggagaagcagaaCCAGGAGCTGAATTATGGCCAG ATGGGCGGGGCTTCCTCCTACAACAGCCAGTTCCTGCAGCAGTCtgggccccgggcccccccTGGGATGACCCCCACGGGGATGGtcccctcccgccctccctcgaTGGGCCCCATGTACACCACCCAGGGCCAGAGGCTGCCCCAGCACCCGGGCTACGCCGGGGGCCACCAggggcccccccgcccccagcaggGCCTCAAACGCTCGTACAACTCTGAG CCGTTTCCGGGGCAACAGTACGGGCCGGGAATGGGCAGTGTTGGGCCTTACCCAGGGCAGCCCATGCAGTACCATGGCCCCGGGCCCCAACggtccgccccctccccctcctaccCCGGGAGGATGCCCCTGCAGCAGGCCAACATGGGGCAGTACCCACCGGGCCCCGGAAACCCGGGGCAGTACTACAAG GCCGAGCAGTTCAACGGGCAGCCCGGCGCCCTGGGAGCGctgacagcagggggcgccagcgggggaggaggaggaggctacAGCTCCTTCAGCCAGGCAGCCGTCAACGGG ccgGGACGGGCGATGCCAGGGTACCCCAGTTCCCCTCTCCCGGGGAACCCCACGCCCCCCATGACCCCCGGGAGCTCCATGCCCCCCTACATGTCCCCTGGACAGGACGTCAAATCGCCATTCCTCCCCGACATCAAGCCCAACATGAGCTCCTTGCAGGCGCCCCCTACAG ggaaCCCCAGCGATGACCTGCGCCTGACCTTCCCCGTGCGGGACGGGGTGGTGCTGGACCCCTTCCGCCTGGAACACAACCTGGCGGTCAGCAACCACGTCTTCCAGCTGCGCGACTCCGTGTACAAGACGCTCATGATGAG gccGGACCTGGAGCTGCAGTTTAAGTGCTATCACCATGAGGACCGGCAGATGAACACAAACTGGCCGGCGTCGGTGCAGGTCAGCGTCAACGCCACGCCCCTCACCATCGAGCGCGGCGACAACAAGACTTCCCACAAGCCCCTTCACCTGAAGCACGTGTGCCAGCCGGGGAGGAACACCATCCAGATCACCGTCACCgcctgctgctgt TCGCACCTGTTCGTGCTGCAGCTGGTGCACAGGCCGTCCGTgcgctctgtgctgcagggccTGATGAAGAAGAGGCTGCTGCCGGCGGAACACTGCGTGACGAAGA taAAGAGGAACTTCAGCAGTGGCACGATCCCTGGGACCCCCGGGCTGAACGGAGAGGACGGCGTGGAGCAGACGGCCATCAGGGTTTCGCTCAAGTGTCCAATCACCTTCCGGCGCATCCAGCTGCCCGCCCGCGGCCACGACTGCCGGCACATACAGTGCTTCGACCTGGAGTCCTACCTGCAGCTCAACTGCGAGAGGGGAACCTGGCGCTGTCCTGTGTGCAA TAAAACCGCTCTTCTGGAGGGTCTGGAAGTGGACCAGTACATGCTGGGAATCCTCATCTACATCCAGAA ctcggAGTTTGAGGAGATCACGATCGATCCGGTGTGCAGCTGGAAGCCGGTGCCCATAAAACCCGACCTGCACATCAAGGAGGAGCCGGACGGGCCGGCGCTGAAGCGCTGCCGCACCCTGAGCCCCAGTCACATGATCCTGCCCAACGTCATGGAGATGATCGCCGCGCTGGGCCCGGCCCCCTCGCCCTACTCCTCtgggccaccagggggcagcagcgGCACGCCGGACTACCCCGGCCAAG GTTCGGGGTACTCCAGCCAGCCCGGCTTCTCGGATTTCCCCAACACCCCCGGGACCCCGACCCTGGGGGAGTTCTCCTCGGGGCCGCCCCCCCTCTCCTACCAGGCCGACCTCCCCAGCGGGCTCCTGACCCCCGAAAAGCCCGTGGGGCACCCCATGTCTGCGCAG ATGTCCCATTCTGGCCGTGGGGATCCTTCCCACAATTCTctgcagcaacaacagcagcagcagcagcagcagcagcagcagcagcagcagcagcagcagcagcagcagcagcaacaacaacaacagcaacagcagcagcagcagcatcagagTCTTCAAGGCAATTCACATCTTGGAGGCCCAGGGGCACCCATGCTCCCCCGAaacccttcccagaatgcaaggCTACACACAGAAGGTTCCTTTGGGCTAGGAGGACCAGGCGAGGTGCCGGAACCTTCTCTGGAT ctgctacCGGAGCTGACCAACCCGGACGAGCTCCTGTCGTACCTCGGGCCCCCTGACCTCCCCAACAACAGCAACGACGACCTGCTCTCCCTCTTCGAGAACAactga